From Sphingobacterium bambusae:
ATACAAAACCCGTTTTGAAGGTATTCAGGCGCAGACTAACGACCTGCCTTATCCGTCATGGTGGTATAACCTTTTCAGTGGAGCACTTGTGCGGGGAAATTCCAATTCCTCCTACACCGAAACGAGCCTGTTGTCTTTTGCTGCTCGTGCGAACTACGATTTCAAAGGGCGTTATCTGTTGACCGGAACAGTGAGGTATGACGGCAGCTCGAAGCTTAAAGATAAGTGGGCAGCCTTTCCGTCTGCGGCCTTCGCCTGGCGTATTTCTGAAGAGAAGTTTATGAATATATCGGCCATAAACGACCTTAAGGCACGGGTAAGCCTTGGCTATTCGGGAAACAATAATGGTATCGGTGCATTTGGTGCCCAGCAAACACCGCAGACGGGCTCGCTGGTTTGGTATGATTACAACGGCCAGCTGGCTTCCGGTTTTGCGCCTGGCAGACCTGTCAATCAAAATATTACTTGGGAGAAAACACGTGAGCTCAACGTTGGATTGGATTTTAGCTTATTCAACAACCGTTTAAGGGGAAATCTGGAGTGGTATGATAAATTGTCTGATGGGCTATTAATGCAACGAACGTTGACGATCGAATCGGGGGTAGATTATATGATTGACAATATTGGCTCGGTCAATAACAGAGGCGTGGAGCTTGGGCTGCAAACGGCCAACGTAAGAAACGAGAACTGGGAATGGACCACTTCGTTTATGTTTTCGCGTAATAAGAATGCCATCCGTAGCCTGTATGGCAAAAAGGAAGACAGGCCAGGGGAAGCGCGCTTTATCGGTCAACCGATAAATGTGATCTACGATTATCGCATTATTGGCCTGTGGCGGATGGATCAAGCGGAAGAAGCCGCTAGGTTAGGGCAGCAACCGGGACAGGCCATCGCCGCTGATACCGATGGAAATGGCACGATAAATTCAGATGACCGTACAATCTTAGGGTCCCCTGATCCGCAGTGGATAGGTAGCGTGACCAGTAACCTACGCTATAAAAATTGGGATTTTTCCTTTAATTTCTACACACGGCAGGGGATGTTTGTGAGCGATGCTTTCTTAGATGAGTTTGGACCCAATAACGCGCAACGTGGACGACCTAAGATTAATTATGATTACTATATTCCGCCCGGTGTTCCTAGATATGATTGGAACAATTGGGACACCCATCCAGACGGTAGTCCAAAAGCGGTTTGGGGAACGAGCGGAGCAGGAAATGAAGATGCGCAGTATCCACATCCTCAAAACAAAGGGCCATTTTATGGTAATAACGGACGTTATACCGATGCTTCATTTATCAAACTGAGAAACGTTGTGCTGGGCTACAGCTTGCCCAGTGACCTGATAACGAAGTGGAAGATGTCCCAGTTTCGTATTTACGCCAATATCTTGAACCCACTGGTCTTTACCAAATACCAAGGGTGGGATCCTGAATACGCTACAACAGCGCTAGCCGAGGGAAACGGACCAACAAATATCACCTATCAACTCGGGGTTAATATCCGATTTTAAAAGCACCTGATACCATGAGAATACTGATCTATATATTATTTATTGGCGGCTTGTCCATGACAGGATGTGCCAAATTTTTGGATGAAGATAATAGGGGTGGAATCAGCAATGATGAGTTCTATCGTACTGAAGCCGGTTATAATTCCATTGTGACGGCTGCATACAGCTCCTTGCGTACGACGTTTCGGAGCACACCTTGGCTTTCCTTGGCAGGTACGGATACCTACCAAATGAATCGCGAACTGGGCAACCGAGCATTGATGGAATATACCCAGTTATATGCCGATAATCCAGATGTACAAACCTTCTATAGCAATTGCTACAACGGCATTCAAACAGCGAACGTTGGTATACATTACAATAATATTGTGGAAGTGGATGAAAATCGAAAAAAAGCGTGGATGGCCGAATTTCGCTTTCTACGTAGTCTTTACCACTTTCTACTCATCGAGCAGTTTGGGGGCATCGTCATCAACGATGAAGTTACCTTGGATGGACCGCGGTTAAGCCTTCCTCGCGCTTCGCTTGCGGAATCGTACGCCTTCGCCATTGCAGATATGGAAGCCGCGTTACCTGATTTAGGTACTGATCGAAGCCGTGCAAGCAAAGCTGCTGCTAATCATTATCTTGCCAAGATGTATCTGACCAGAGCATGGGACCTCAAGGATAATGCGGATTTTGAACGAGCAAAGCAGTATGCTACAGCAGCGATCGATGGGTACAGCATTAGTATTCCCTATGAGCAGCTTTGGTCACCGACGAATGAGATGAACGATGAAATCCTTTTTGCTGTACAATATGATATAGAGTCCATCCCCAATACTGATGGGGGCAATAATCAGCAATCGCTGTTCGGTCCCTATCTAGGAGGAGCAGAGCTCAATCACAAATACATGACATCTGCATTTATTCCATCGTGGAGCTTCCATAACTACTACCTCGAAAATGATGCGCGTTACGAAGCTACCTTTATGCTTACGATCTACGACCAGTATTTTGATTACTATGATAACAATAAGGATAAAAGCCAGATCCCGATTCGGGCTTACTATCCAAGGGTATGGGGTCGCGAGTACAGCAGAGCCGATTCTTTGGCTTGGGTGCAGGGAAAAGAACATCAGATCCCAACTAATTTTAGATATTATCCTTTTAAAGGAAACGAAGAGGCCTATCGCGCAGCCTATCAGATCGATATGAGTACGCCTGTCATCAAAAAGTTCGATAGCCCAAGCACACGGCAAGTTTTTAATACCAATGCAAGCATTCGCGATATTGTGCTCGCTCGCAAAGCGGAGAGTTACTTCCTCTATGCAGAGGCTAGCATCGGATTAAATGACTTCGTAACAGCAGCCGACTATGTGAACCGCGTCTTGGCAAGACCGGGAAATGCAAAGGACAATACAAGCCTCGCACCTTTACGCAATATTGCTACTGCTGCTAGCCAAAGCGCTGCCTTGGACGCATACCTCATAGAAAGTGCAAAAGAGTTTATCGGTGAGTATCTGCGCTGGCCGGAGCTGCGTCGCACCGGAAAGCTCAAGGAGTTCTGTGGTCTGTATAATTATGATATCAAGAAAGCAGGCCTCGATGAAGCGTTTCGTGGCATTGATGGGCAAGATAAAATTTATCGGCCGATTCCACAGTCTGCTATTGATATCAATGAGGCGGATGTACCGCAAAATCCGGGATATTAAAGCAGGATAATTCCCTTATGGGCTTGATGCACTAGCAGCAAGCCCATAAGGGAATATAGTGTAATCAAAAACCAGCTCATCTAAAACAGATTATCTAAGCGGTGCTGATTTTGTCAAACGAATGTCTAAAGACATCAGTTCTATAAAATATAATGTAATAAAAGTTGTTACATTAAAGAGGATTCTTACCTTTGTATCGAGATGAACAATACACGCTTTGCAACGGCCATACATATATTGACACTTTTGGATCATAATCCACAGGTCTGGTTGACTTCGGAGTGGATAGCGGGAAGCATTAACGTCAATCCTGTTGTCGTGAGGAAGGAGCTAGGTGCGCTTCAGGAAGCGGGCTTAGTGATCAGTCGCAAAGGTAAGGAGGGAGGATCGATGTTGGCAAAGGAGAGCGTAGATATTTCATTGGATACGATTTATGATGCGGTACGTAACGCGGAAGTATTGGGACGGAAAAACCAGCATACAAATCCCCTATGTCCGGTAGGTAAGCAGATCAATGAAAAATTAGATGATCTTTTTGTCGAAACGGATAGGTTGTTGAAGCACTTTTTGGCGGGCAAAACGTTGCGTGATTTTTCGCAGCAGTTCGAATAGCATTTTTTTTCTAATTAAATGTAACAATAGTTATTACATATAAAGTCAAATTTCAAATATAATTAATAGAAAACATGAAAACAGGTATTACAGGAGCAACTGGTCAACTAGGACAATTGGTTGTTGAACAATTAAAAGAAAGAACAGCGGCAGCGAACATTGTTGCGTTGGTCAGAGATACGGTGAAAGCTTCCGGCTTAGGCGTAGAGGCGAGAACATTCGACTACAATAAGCCTTCGGCATTGGCTTCGGCACTGGAGGGAATCGATCAACTCTTATTGATTTCTGGAAATGAAATAGGCCAACGTAAAACGCAGCATGAACATGTCATCGCTGCAGCGAAGGAAGCCGGGGTTAAGCATATTCTTTACACCAGTTTGCTGCATGCAGATCGTTCTACCTTAAGTTTGGCACCAGAGCATTTGGCAACTGAAGAAGCATTGAAAAATTCAGGTGTAGCCTATACTATCTTGCGCAACGGTTGGTACACGGAAAACTATACAGGGTCTATCTCTGGATCGTTGGCAGCAGGAGCCTTTATTGGTAGTGCTGCTGAAGGAAAGATTTCGTCTGCTTCCCGTTTGGATTTCGCGGAAGCAGCGGCAATTGTCTTGACTAGCGAAAATCAACAAGGAAAAACTTATGAGTTGGCAGGTGACGACGCCTATACATTAGGCGATCTAGCGGCCGAGCTTAGCAAACAACAAGAGAAGGAAATTCCATACACGGACTTTCCGGAGCAAGAGTATGCTGAAGTTTTAAAAACTTTTGGCGTGCCTGATGCATTTGCTCATGCTATAGCCGGATGGGATGCCAGCGCCGCTAAAGACGATTTGTTTGACAGTGGCAAAGAACTTTCTACATTATTGGGAAGACCTACCACGCCGTTGAAGGATACCATAAAGGCCACTTTGGCAGCTCTATAAAAAATAAAGGGAGCAAAAGCTCCCTTTATTTTTTATACTTACTTTTTCTTTCCTTTTTTAGGAGCATCAACAGCTTCTTTCAACGCTTTACCTGCAGTGAATTTTGGTAATTTCTTCGCTGCGATCTTGATGGTAGCTCCCGTTTGTGGATTTCTTCCATTGCGGGCAGCACGGTCAGAAACACCAAATGTTCCAAATCCAATTAACGTTACAGAGTCTCCTTGAGATAGTGCAGAAGATACTGCACCAGTAAAACTGTTAACGGCTTTCTCTGCCTGTGACTGCGTAATTCCAGCCTCGCTGGCAATATGCTTGATCAAGTCTGCTTTGTTCATTATATTTAAATTTAAAGATTGATAGTATCTATACTAATTCTGTGCCACAAATCGCGCATTCGCGAATAGTAACACAATCATTTTCTATTTATACTTATTTTTTTGCCGAACTACCTTAGTATGTTGTCTTGAAAAGACCACAGAAGTGCATCGGTTTATAGATCATGTTAGCAGGAACTAATATATAAAAAAATCGCACTTAATTTACTAATCGTGCGAAATTTATTGTTTTCATCACCGATAGAAACGTTTTCTAAGGCTACACGCGGTATTTACTTCTTTGCATAACATATTTGTCGCGTCATGTTTTGTCTGCAAATAACGTCAGTGCATAGCTTATCTTATTGTCTATGTGTTTGTTTTATTGGACAACTTGTAGCCGATGGAACCAAGTGGGTAGTAGTTGGAGCTGTAAAGAATCAATACATGTAGGTGTCGCGCGATTTTCGAAATATCTATTTCTTCATCGTATTTATGTTTTTATTTCGGCTATTATGGGTTATATTAGGTGAAAATATATCATTTATGCGCTATTCTCCAGCTTTTCTACGCCCTTTCGTATTATTTACTTGTTGTTTTTTTGCATTGTTACCAAATGTTTTTGCACAACGTACACAAAAGCCTCCGCTACATGGCAAAAAATGGATGGCTATCACGGGAAAGCCGCTGGCAGCAACTGCCGGCGCGGCTATTTTTCAGCAAGGTGGGAATGCCGTAGACGCAGCCTGTGCGATGCTGGCTGCCACCTGCACCATGTGGGATGTGTTGAGTTGGGGAGGAGAAACACAGGCGCTCATTTACCACCCAAAGCTAAAGAAAGTGATCGCCATCAACGCGCTAGGCGTAGCGCCTAGTGGCGCTACTGTAGATTTCTTTAAATCCAAAGGCTATACGTTTCCTCCAGAGTATGGCCCGCTAGCGGCGGTAACGCCCGGAACTCCCGGCGGATTATGCCATATGTTAGCGCATTATGGTACCAAAAGCTTGGCAGAAGTGTTGCAGCCGGCGATTGATATGGCCGCAGGGTATCCCATTGATGCGCAAACGGCAAATAGTATAGAGCGTGGTAAAGATAAAATAAAGCAGTGGCCCTACAGCAAGGAGGTTTTTTTGGTGCATGCAGGCGAATCTCGCGAAGCCCCGGAAGCCGGCGAACTTTTCGTACAG
This genomic window contains:
- a CDS encoding RagB/SusD family nutrient uptake outer membrane protein, which produces MRILIYILFIGGLSMTGCAKFLDEDNRGGISNDEFYRTEAGYNSIVTAAYSSLRTTFRSTPWLSLAGTDTYQMNRELGNRALMEYTQLYADNPDVQTFYSNCYNGIQTANVGIHYNNIVEVDENRKKAWMAEFRFLRSLYHFLLIEQFGGIVINDEVTLDGPRLSLPRASLAESYAFAIADMEAALPDLGTDRSRASKAAANHYLAKMYLTRAWDLKDNADFERAKQYATAAIDGYSISIPYEQLWSPTNEMNDEILFAVQYDIESIPNTDGGNNQQSLFGPYLGGAELNHKYMTSAFIPSWSFHNYYLENDARYEATFMLTIYDQYFDYYDNNKDKSQIPIRAYYPRVWGREYSRADSLAWVQGKEHQIPTNFRYYPFKGNEEAYRAAYQIDMSTPVIKKFDSPSTRQVFNTNASIRDIVLARKAESYFLYAEASIGLNDFVTAADYVNRVLARPGNAKDNTSLAPLRNIATAASQSAALDAYLIESAKEFIGEYLRWPELRRTGKLKEFCGLYNYDIKKAGLDEAFRGIDGQDKIYRPIPQSAIDINEADVPQNPGY
- a CDS encoding Rrf2 family transcriptional regulator, producing the protein MNNTRFATAIHILTLLDHNPQVWLTSEWIAGSINVNPVVVRKELGALQEAGLVISRKGKEGGSMLAKESVDISLDTIYDAVRNAEVLGRKNQHTNPLCPVGKQINEKLDDLFVETDRLLKHFLAGKTLRDFSQQFE
- a CDS encoding SDR family oxidoreductase, translated to MKTGITGATGQLGQLVVEQLKERTAAANIVALVRDTVKASGLGVEARTFDYNKPSALASALEGIDQLLLISGNEIGQRKTQHEHVIAAAKEAGVKHILYTSLLHADRSTLSLAPEHLATEEALKNSGVAYTILRNGWYTENYTGSISGSLAAGAFIGSAAEGKISSASRLDFAEAAAIVLTSENQQGKTYELAGDDAYTLGDLAAELSKQQEKEIPYTDFPEQEYAEVLKTFGVPDAFAHAIAGWDASAAKDDLFDSGKELSTLLGRPTTPLKDTIKATLAAL
- a CDS encoding HU family DNA-binding protein, which produces MNKADLIKHIASEAGITQSQAEKAVNSFTGAVSSALSQGDSVTLIGFGTFGVSDRAARNGRNPQTGATIKIAAKKLPKFTAGKALKEAVDAPKKGKKK